The following are encoded together in the Kribbella voronezhensis genome:
- a CDS encoding helix-turn-helix transcriptional regulator, with the protein MSLLTSMPSATDKTARPGDPAQSGNEVDPVRTGNGVEPVGSGNGVDSVRTGSGVEPLRTGSSGKGERRRELAAFLRSRRERIRPDEVGFAPGGRRRTPGLRREEVAQLAGVGVTWYTWLEQGRDINVSAQVLEAISRTLRLDRSERNHLYTLAGVSLGPAPAECTALPQSVQRMLDKVSPYPALVLNTRYDVLAFNDAYCKVVLDMAAVPVEERNLLWLNFVSPEWRCSFLDAESMKLHMVAAYRAALADHLGEPEWQDLTGRLLANSAEFAQLWERYDVAGPSNKVKLLDNERVGLLRIEPANFWLTQLGQFRATVYTAVDEATEEKLRQLVGA; encoded by the coding sequence GTGAGTCTCCTGACCAGCATGCCGTCTGCCACCGACAAAACCGCACGCCCCGGCGACCCGGCACAGAGCGGCAACGAGGTGGACCCGGTGAGGACCGGCAATGGGGTCGAGCCGGTGGGGAGCGGCAACGGGGTGGACTCGGTGCGGACCGGCAGTGGGGTCGAGCCGCTGCGGACCGGCAGCAGCGGCAAGGGGGAGCGGCGGCGGGAGCTGGCGGCGTTCCTGCGCAGCCGGCGGGAACGGATCCGCCCGGACGAGGTCGGCTTCGCCCCCGGCGGCCGACGCCGTACGCCGGGGCTGCGGCGGGAGGAAGTCGCTCAGCTCGCGGGGGTCGGCGTCACTTGGTACACCTGGCTCGAGCAGGGCCGCGACATCAACGTGTCCGCTCAGGTGCTGGAGGCGATCTCGCGAACGCTCCGGCTGGACCGCTCGGAGCGGAACCATCTCTACACACTGGCCGGTGTCTCGCTGGGCCCCGCTCCGGCCGAGTGCACCGCACTGCCCCAGTCGGTCCAGCGAATGCTCGACAAGGTCTCGCCCTATCCGGCGCTGGTGCTCAACACCCGGTACGACGTACTGGCGTTCAACGACGCCTATTGCAAGGTCGTGCTCGACATGGCCGCCGTCCCGGTGGAGGAGCGCAACCTGCTCTGGCTGAACTTCGTCTCGCCGGAGTGGCGGTGCTCGTTCCTGGACGCGGAGTCGATGAAGCTCCACATGGTGGCCGCGTACCGGGCCGCGCTGGCCGACCATCTCGGCGAACCCGAGTGGCAGGATCTGACCGGCCGGTTGCTCGCCAATTCGGCGGAATTCGCCCAGCTGTGGGAGCGGTACGACGTGGCCGGGCCGAGTAACAAGGTCAAGCTGCTGGACAACGAGCGGGTCGGACTGCTCCGGATCGAGCCGGCGAACTTCTGGCTGACCCAGCTGGGCCAGTTCCGGGCCACGGTCTACACCGCGGTCGACGAGGCCACCGAAGAGAAGCTCCGCCAGCTGGTCGGCGCGTGA
- a CDS encoding MFS transporter, translating to MTDQVLSVRGTESRAVSPLRPVALTTLLFGAFLPMLSFFIINVALPAIGSDLHATSGELQLVVGSYGIANATLLVVGGRLGDGFGRKRLFMIGLTGFTVLSLICAIAPTIGVLLAARVVQGAAAAAMTPQVLASISSLLTGEHRARAMAMFGVAGGAAAALGQILGGVLIEANVFDLGWRSVFLVNVPVGLLALAAAVKLLPETRAAKAQRVDLVGAGLLALTLVLLLLPLTEGRPLGWPLWTWVSLAATIPAVAVLGVHQHKSEKAGLAPLIPPTVLRLRPMRIGLLLAVGFFTTFGGFMFVFALATQGEAGMSPLEGGMSLLPMAVGFLITSIYGPRLQQRYGAGLILRGWIVQSVGYAVLAVVALTVWPDVTPWTLAIPMLIAGFGSGLVMVPLIGVVVGQVPPAQAGLGSGILLTSQQTCLALGAATVGTAYLSLAGTSWGQGGALAAVALAITAISLLMTPVTHKLR from the coding sequence ATGACAGACCAGGTTCTCTCCGTCCGCGGCACCGAGTCGCGCGCCGTGTCACCGCTGCGCCCGGTGGCGCTGACCACGCTGCTCTTCGGCGCCTTCCTGCCGATGCTCTCCTTCTTCATCATCAACGTCGCCCTGCCCGCGATCGGGTCCGACCTGCACGCGACCTCCGGCGAACTCCAGTTGGTCGTCGGCAGTTACGGCATCGCCAACGCCACCCTGCTCGTCGTCGGCGGCCGCCTCGGCGACGGCTTCGGTCGCAAGCGGCTGTTCATGATCGGCCTGACCGGCTTCACCGTGCTGTCGCTGATCTGCGCGATCGCGCCGACCATCGGCGTACTGCTTGCTGCCCGTGTCGTCCAGGGAGCCGCCGCTGCGGCGATGACTCCGCAGGTGCTGGCATCGATCAGCAGCCTGCTCACCGGCGAACACCGCGCTCGCGCGATGGCCATGTTCGGCGTAGCCGGTGGCGCTGCCGCTGCACTCGGCCAGATCCTGGGCGGCGTACTGATCGAGGCCAACGTCTTCGACCTCGGCTGGCGGTCCGTGTTCCTCGTCAACGTGCCGGTCGGCCTGCTCGCGTTGGCTGCGGCGGTCAAACTGCTTCCCGAGACGCGTGCGGCCAAGGCGCAACGGGTTGACCTGGTCGGCGCCGGCCTGCTCGCTCTCACCCTCGTACTGCTACTGCTGCCGCTCACTGAGGGCCGCCCGCTCGGCTGGCCGCTCTGGACCTGGGTGTCGCTCGCAGCGACGATCCCTGCTGTAGCAGTGCTCGGTGTGCACCAGCACAAGTCCGAGAAGGCCGGCCTCGCACCGTTGATCCCGCCGACCGTACTGCGGTTGCGCCCGATGCGGATCGGCCTGCTACTGGCCGTCGGGTTCTTCACCACCTTCGGCGGGTTCATGTTCGTGTTCGCGCTGGCCACTCAGGGCGAAGCCGGCATGTCTCCCCTGGAAGGCGGAATGAGCCTGCTGCCGATGGCAGTCGGGTTCCTGATCACCTCGATCTACGGCCCTCGCCTGCAGCAGCGGTACGGCGCTGGACTCATCCTGCGCGGCTGGATCGTGCAGTCGGTCGGGTACGCCGTACTGGCGGTCGTAGCGCTCACTGTCTGGCCCGACGTCACTCCGTGGACACTGGCGATCCCCATGCTGATCGCAGGGTTCGGCAGCGGCCTGGTGATGGTCCCGCTGATCGGAGTAGTCGTCGGCCAGGTGCCGCCGGCACAAGCAGGACTCGGCAGCGGCATCCTCCTCACCAGCCAGCAGACCTGTCTCGCACTAGGAGCAGCAACAGTCGGTACGGCGTACCTGTCGCTCGCCGGGACGTCCTGGGGCCAGGGCGGC